Proteins from one Falco cherrug isolate bFalChe1 chromosome 7, bFalChe1.pri, whole genome shotgun sequence genomic window:
- the LOC129736483 gene encoding translation initiation factor IF-2-like, whose product MPNRHCAGAKLSPRCRPGAQQPRVRRGRAGTRSRSGRQADKPQGFHTGGLPLGGRGPGRARREAPPPRSTGQASPSAPRPASGLTQRPTARGPEPGPLAAPGRHRGGELAGRQRVAEGGPGRPQLRGGPAPGLAGRAWPGRLREKRANPALTCRGLKRPPRPGRSAGPHGARDKAGAPRAMPAGQAGPRRPSYRLARQRRPAMPAGRRGAVYDSSRHAAAPTTPSLPGPAAVNPLQRRGASAAAGPSPPGRPPPPAATASSRRARTASPPGTPARRSAARGEGPPPPGPSAGLARSGAARARPAAAALAGPCPPAAWLLVPAAPVCDWRRWH is encoded by the coding sequence ATGCCGAACCGGCACTGCGCGGGAGCAAAGCTCAGCCCGCGCTGCCGGCCGGGCGCGCAGCAGCCACGGGTGCGGCGGGGGCGCGCAGGAACGCGGAGCCGCAGCGGGCGCCAGGCGGACAAGCCGCAGGGGTTTCACACAGGCGGGCTCCCGTTGGGGGGAAGGGGCCCGGGGCGCGCCCGCAGGgaggccccgccgccccgcagcaCAGGCCAGGCCAGCCCGAGCGCCCCGCGGCCGGCTAGCGGCCTCACCCAGCGCCCCACCGCCCGCGGGCCGGAGCCCGGGCCCCTGGCAGCACCCGGCCGGCACCGCGGCGGAGAGCTCGCTGGCAGGCAACGAGTGGCCGAGGGAggccccggccgcccgcagCTCCGCGGCGGGCCGGCGCCAGGGCTGGCGGGACGAGCCTGGCCCGGCCGGCTCCGGGAGAAAAGGGCAAACCCGGCACTGACCTGCCGGGGCCTGAAGCGGCCACCCCGGCCAGGCCGCAGCGCCGGTCCTCATGGAGCGAGGGATAAAGCCGGCGCTCCTAGAGCCATGCCGGCCGGGCAGGCGGGCCCGAGGCGCCCGAGCTACCGCCTGGCGAGGCAGAGGCGGCCCGCCATGCCGGCCGGGCGCCGCGGCGCCGTTTACGACAGCTCCCGGCATGCCGCGGCGCCTACAACTCCCAgcctgcccggccccgccgccgtTAACCCTCTGCAGCGCCGAGGCGCCTCCGCAGCCGCCGGCCCCTcgccgcccggccggccccccccgcccgccgccaccGCTTCCTCGCGGCGGGCCCGCACTGCCAGCCCGCCCGGGACCCCGGCCCGGCGCTCCGCGGCCCGTGGGGAagggccgcccccgcccggcccgtCGGCGGGGCTCGCTCGGAGCGGagcggcccgggcccggcccgctgCGGCCGCCCTGGCAGGTCCCTGTCCTCCTGCAGCGTGGCTGCTGGTCCCAGCTGCTCCTGTCTGTGACTGGCGGCGGTGGCATTAA